atatatatatatatgcatatattgttataCATTGTATTTACCGAATTCTTAtttagtaagttttttttttttttcacacacatatctgtatacatatacttgccaAATGCGACtttactatttatatgtatgtttgcttgtgtgtgtgcctaaatgcatatggatatatatatatatatatatatatatatatatatatatatatataaatctacatctatctatatatatatataggtaaatatatatagatatgtgtgggtttgtttttatgaatgtgtatacacacacacacacacacacacacacacacacacacacacacacacacacacatatatatatatatatatatatatatatatatatatatatatatatatatatatataaataaacatatatgtatatatacatacatatacatatatataatgtatatgtatacatatatatatatatatatatatatatatacatacacatatgtatgtgtgtataatatatatatatatatatatatatatatatatatatatatatatatatatatgcatatatgtatgtatgtatacacgcgcgcgcgcacacacacacacacacacacacacacacacacacacacacacacacacacacacacatacatatacaccgacacgcacacgcacacgcaaacacacacacacatatatatgtatatatattcacacacatatatatatatatatatatatatatatatatatatatatgtatatgtatgtataaacatatatatgtatacatatgtgtgtgtgtgtttgtttgttgactGTCATGTCTTGTGAATTAAGATTTTTGCATTTCTGTTATTTTCAAACATCAAACATTTAGAATATTTTATGAATTTTGATTTTCCGAATGTCGCCATTCCCCTGATcaatttctcctcctcattcatcaTCGGATCCTCAAAAAACTTAAATGTTCTATTGTGATTTCTCAACTACCAAATCTTCTGTCAGCACTACTATACAGAAATCGACCTCGCCCAACGTTGTAGTAACACGTGTCCGAGTGACCTTAGTGGAGGTGCGTTGCAACGGCGGTATAAAATGAACGGTAGCCAGGTCGTCCTTATCAGTTTCTCTGAAGCTACTGAACACAACATGAACGCCAAGGTAAGAACTGAATCATATGTTTTCATAATGGCTTGATCTCAgcttgaatgataataataccagaagAGGCGTAGTTAGGCGGGCGGGCGAAACTTAATGGCTCCCAGTCGCCgctgagaaaataaaagaaagttatCGAAAACATACTAAAGTAAATTAATAAGATAACAGAAAATATAATTTAGAATTAAGTAACAGATAAGTTGGCTGTTCGGAAAGGCCGACGAGTAATTTACACTCCTTACACAGGAGACGAATTATCTAGGTAGTATTAACTGTAATAGCAGCAAGcatgcgttattattattaacaatgtttaATTCTAAGTAGTCTTTTAAAGACAAAATGAGACAAATGAAATCAtactttttttctccaaaatcaGGATAATAcggatattgatattatcattaataataataaaaaatataattataaagataataattttaacaataataataaacaaataaatttgaAATGAATAAATGTCCATGACACTAAaactaattatagtaatcattgtTAATAAGATTACAGAAGTGATAGAGATGAAATTTACGCAGATCACAAAGATTACGAAtgaataattcttttttttaggtCCTCGTTCTCCTCGGTCTGGCAGCCATTGCCGCTGCAGACAGCTTCGAGTCCTACGAATACCGACCACCTCAGGTTAGTTATCCTTTGATTTAATCTTTGCAATGTTTCATTACCTTATGCACTACTCATAGTTAATGTTTACGCTCAGTTATTCTGCTTTTaactttattcattttatttgtgtatatcatTTGTTATTTACCTCGAGTTATTCTACTCATCGCAGCACTCAAGGGAAGATTCCTTCGAATCCTACGAGTCGGGTGAGGCCAAGTATGACTTCAACTGGGCCGTCAGCCACGATCCCTCAAGCAACGAGTTCGgacaccaggaggcccgtgacggCGACCACACTCAAGGATCCTACTACGTggagctccccgacggccgcctgcagaccgtcaagtacttcgtggacggcgactccggctacgtgGCCGAAGTTAACTACGAGGGCGAAGTTTCCCACGAATCCGCTTCCTTCGAGTCTCAGGAGTACAGACCACGATACGTCTATGACTCCAACGAGTCCAAGTAAATTGCTGACTCTGACGGATTTTGAcaatctaatgatgatgatgaccctacattatttattttgtataaagTATTTATAAAGTTAATAAATAATTGTGGATGCAGTATGTCACTATTATTACGCCTTACTTTCTTCAAACTCTGAAAGTTAACTAAACCTTAAGTGTAACATTTATGCCCcggaatacatacacatgcaaacggtCATTATAACGAATAGTCGGGTgaggccaagtacgacttcaactggGCCGTCAGCCATGATCCCTCAAGCAACGAATTCGGCcaccaggaggcccgtgacggCGACCACACTCAAGGATCCTACTACGTggagctccccgacggccgcctgcagaccgtcaagtacttcgtggacggcgactccggctacgtgGCCGAAGTCAACTACGAGGGCGAAGTCTCCCACGAATCCGCTTCCTTCGAGTCTCAGGAGTACAGACCACGATACGTCTATGACTCCAACGAGTCCAAGTAAATCGCTGACTCTGACGGATTTTGACAATCTGATGATGATGACTctacattatttattttgtataaagTATTTATAAAGTTAATAAATAATTGTGGATGTCACTATTATTACGCTGACTTTCTTCAAACTCTGAAAGTTAACTTAACCTTAAGTGTAACATTTATGCCcggaatacatacacatgcaaacggtCATTATAacgattttgtcattatcattattatcctcattattatgtaataatgtgtgtgtatttgtatgtatatatatatatatatatatatatatatatatatatatatatatatacatacatttattcgcATATGCaaacgtatatgaatatgtgtctacatacatacacacatgggtgtataaataatatatttataaatatatatgtaagtatacatacacagatataaatatatatatttacatatgcgcaaatatatatatatatatatatatatatatatatatatatagatagatatatatagatatatacatatgtatatatagatagataaagatatacagatatacatagagatatatatttgtatatatacatatatatttttatatatgcatatatgtgtatatatacatatattcatatatatatatatatatatatatatatatatatatatatatatatgtgtgcgtgtgtgtgtgtctaagtgtctgtatgtttatgtatacatatatgaatatatagatatatataagcatgctgatatgaatgtgtatacatatatatatatatatatatatatatatatatatatatatatatatatatatatatatgtatttacacacgcatacgcaaacgCATATGAACCtctgcgtatgtgcgtatatatatatatatatatatatatatatatatatatatatatatatatatatatatatacatacacatatatatacatatatatatatatatatatatatatatatatatatatatatatatatatatatatatatatatatatatttacatatatgtaaacatatgtatatatatatatagaatagaatcgtaaccggtcaaatacatctcttttattgtgatgttatacattttcatttatacattttatacacacaccacacacacacacacacacacacacacacacatatatatatatattatatatatatatatatatatatatatatatatatatatgtgtgtataaacacatatatgtgtgtgtatacatgtatgcacacatatatatttgatatacacacgcttatgtattcatatgtatttatatgtatagatatatatttacacatacattcatatcatttattgtgtgtatgtatatatatataatatatatatatatatatatatatatatatatatgcacacacaaacacatacacacacatatatatatagtatatagacatatatatatatatatataaagagagagatagagagagagagagataaagagagagagagagatatgcacacacacccacaccacacacacacacacacacacacacacacacacacacacacacacatatatatatatatatatatatatatatgcatgtgtgtgtatttacacacacacagacatatatatatatatatatatatatatatatacacaaatatatacttttttaggtTTTATGACCTTGTGGGTTGTTATAATGAagtgaattatgataatgatgcgagttgtgagtgccatgttgtgaagCAATTGCATACGGAtggtgatgccagtattatcgcaCGTTTGTTGGGATAATTAGGTAATTATATTATactcacttccttttgtgtgatatgttataccatgtgaaatatagaaggttaagTTTAGTTTTTATTGCTGTGTAACATATCACCTATGTggaagagtgagattctctgtacgatttatagagt
The window above is part of the Penaeus chinensis breed Huanghai No. 1 chromosome 14, ASM1920278v2, whole genome shotgun sequence genome. Proteins encoded here:
- the LOC125032226 gene encoding pro-resilin-like, which codes for MNAKVLVLLGLAAIAAADSFESYEYRPPQHSREDSFESYESGEAKYDFNWAVSHDPSSNEFGHQEARDGDHTQGSYYVELPDGRLQTVKYFVDGDSGYVAEVNYEGEVSHESASFESQEYRPRYVYDSNESK